Proteins from a single region of Gordonia hongkongensis:
- the folE gene encoding GTP cyclohydrolase I FolE — translation MSISERRDAVLEGPRSDFDQARAEAAVRELLLAVGEDPDREGLIRTPTRVANAYREMFAGLYTEPDEVLATTFDEDHDELVLVKDIPMYSTCEHHLVSFHGVAHVGYIPGASGRVTGLSKLARLVDLYAKRPQVQERLTSQIADAMMRRLEPRGVIVVIEAEHLCMAMRGIRKPGATTTTSAVRGIFKTSAVSRGEALDLITR, via the coding sequence ATGAGTATCAGCGAGCGGCGGGACGCCGTACTCGAGGGACCCCGGTCCGACTTCGACCAGGCACGCGCCGAAGCCGCGGTCCGCGAGTTGCTGCTCGCCGTCGGCGAGGACCCGGATCGGGAAGGTCTGATCCGGACGCCCACGCGGGTGGCGAACGCCTACCGGGAGATGTTCGCCGGCTTGTACACCGAGCCCGACGAGGTCCTCGCCACGACGTTCGACGAGGACCACGACGAGCTGGTGCTGGTGAAGGACATCCCGATGTACTCCACCTGCGAGCATCACCTGGTGTCGTTCCACGGCGTCGCCCACGTCGGCTACATCCCCGGGGCGTCGGGCCGGGTGACCGGGCTGTCCAAGTTGGCACGCCTGGTCGACCTGTACGCGAAGCGTCCGCAGGTCCAGGAGCGGCTCACCAGCCAGATCGCCGACGCGATGATGCGCAGACTCGAGCCCCGCGGGGTGATCGTGGTGATCGAGGCCGAGCACCTGTGCATGGCCATGCGCGGTATCCGCAAACCCGGCGCGACGACCACCACGTCGGCGGTGCGCGGCATCTTCAAGACCAGTGCGGTGTCCCGCGGCGAAGCCCTCGACCTGATCACCCGGTGA
- the ftsH gene encoding ATP-dependent zinc metalloprotease FtsH, with product MNRKTVFRNLAILALILLALWGWSVMSDSGREYRGVDTSVALQQLNDKNTKFISIDDREQQLRIELNTPIKVNDADADKISAKYPAQAGDQVFEAVQGTGAPYTTNVNEQSVLWQILIFVLPMILLFGLFFFVMSRMQGGGRGGVMGFGKSKAKQLTKDMPKTTFADVAGADEAVEELYEIKDFLQNPTRYQALGAKIPRGVLLFGPPGTGKTLLARAVAGEAGVPFFTISGSDFVEMFVGVGASRVRDLFEQAKNNSPCIIFVDEIDAVGRQRGAGLGGGHDEREQTLNQLLVEMDGFGDRSGIILIAATNRPDILDPALLRPGRFDRQIPVGNPDMAGRRAILKVHAKGKPIDSDADLDGLAKRTPGMSGADLANVVNEAALLTARENKQTITAEALEEAVDRVIGGPRRKSRIISEHERKVVAYHEGGHTLAAWAMPDLDPIYKVTILARGRTGGHALAVPEQDKDLMTRSEMIARLVMAMGGRAAEELVFHEPTTGASSDIDQATKIARAMVTEYGMSSKLGAVRYGQDQGDPFLGRSMGSHTDYSAEIASEIDDEVRRLIEAAHTEAWAILTEYRDTLDVLATQLLEKETLTRKDLEKIFADVDKRPRITAFNDFGERTPSDKPPVKTPGELAIERGEPWPPPEQAKIPEPVGAGYPGGPQVPGQVPNYPPMYPEPGGPTPPTQGNPEPRYPDHGYPPADPGPHYPNPQYPNPQYPNPNYPNPQYPDPGNGRTAPGSGGPYGGGTRPDYGAPRDWSAPGWPPEPDPRSGRNGDTNGWGHRAGDDDSRPSS from the coding sequence ATGAACCGTAAGACAGTCTTCCGCAACCTCGCCATCCTGGCGCTCATCCTGCTCGCCCTGTGGGGCTGGAGCGTGATGAGCGACTCCGGTCGGGAGTACCGCGGCGTCGACACCTCTGTCGCACTGCAGCAACTCAACGACAAGAACACCAAGTTCATCAGCATCGACGACCGCGAGCAGCAGCTGCGCATCGAGCTGAACACCCCGATCAAGGTCAACGACGCCGACGCCGACAAGATCAGCGCCAAGTACCCGGCGCAGGCGGGGGACCAGGTCTTCGAGGCCGTCCAGGGCACCGGCGCCCCGTACACGACCAACGTCAACGAGCAGTCCGTCCTGTGGCAGATCCTCATCTTCGTGCTGCCGATGATCCTGCTGTTCGGTCTGTTCTTCTTCGTGATGAGCCGTATGCAGGGCGGTGGCCGCGGCGGCGTGATGGGCTTCGGCAAGTCGAAGGCCAAGCAGCTCACCAAAGACATGCCGAAGACGACCTTCGCCGACGTCGCGGGCGCCGACGAGGCCGTCGAAGAGCTCTACGAGATCAAGGACTTCCTACAGAACCCGACGCGGTACCAGGCGCTGGGCGCCAAGATCCCGCGCGGTGTGCTGCTCTTCGGCCCTCCCGGAACCGGCAAGACGCTGCTGGCCCGCGCGGTGGCCGGCGAGGCGGGCGTCCCGTTCTTCACGATCTCCGGTTCGGACTTCGTCGAGATGTTCGTCGGCGTCGGCGCGTCACGCGTGCGCGACCTGTTCGAGCAGGCCAAGAACAACAGTCCGTGCATCATCTTCGTCGACGAGATCGACGCCGTCGGCCGACAGCGCGGCGCGGGTCTCGGCGGTGGCCACGACGAGCGTGAGCAGACGCTCAACCAGCTCCTCGTCGAGATGGACGGTTTCGGCGACCGCTCGGGCATCATCCTGATCGCGGCCACCAACCGCCCCGACATCCTCGACCCGGCTCTGCTGCGCCCCGGACGTTTCGACCGGCAGATCCCGGTCGGCAACCCCGACATGGCGGGTCGCCGGGCCATCCTCAAGGTGCACGCCAAGGGCAAGCCGATCGACTCCGACGCCGATCTCGACGGTCTGGCCAAGCGCACGCCCGGCATGTCCGGAGCGGATCTGGCCAACGTCGTCAACGAGGCGGCGCTGCTCACCGCACGGGAGAACAAGCAGACGATCACCGCCGAGGCCCTCGAAGAGGCGGTCGACCGGGTCATCGGCGGTCCGCGCCGCAAGTCCCGGATCATCAGCGAACACGAGCGCAAGGTCGTCGCCTATCACGAGGGCGGCCATACCCTCGCCGCCTGGGCGATGCCCGACCTCGACCCGATCTACAAGGTCACCATCCTGGCGCGCGGGCGCACCGGCGGCCACGCGCTCGCCGTCCCCGAGCAGGACAAGGACCTGATGACCCGCTCGGAGATGATCGCGCGGCTGGTGATGGCGATGGGCGGCCGTGCCGCCGAGGAACTGGTCTTCCACGAGCCGACGACCGGTGCGTCGTCGGACATCGACCAGGCGACGAAGATCGCGCGTGCGATGGTCACCGAGTACGGCATGAGTTCGAAGTTGGGTGCGGTGCGCTACGGCCAGGACCAGGGCGATCCGTTCCTCGGCCGGTCCATGGGCTCGCACACCGACTACTCCGCGGAAATCGCGAGCGAGATCGACGACGAGGTGCGCCGGCTCATCGAGGCCGCGCACACCGAGGCGTGGGCCATCCTGACCGAGTACCGGGACACCCTGGACGTGCTCGCGACGCAGCTCCTCGAGAAGGAGACGCTGACCCGCAAGGACCTCGAGAAGATCTTCGCCGACGTCGACAAGCGTCCGCGGATCACCGCGTTCAACGACTTCGGCGAACGCACTCCGAGTGACAAACCGCCGGTGAAGACGCCGGGAGAGCTGGCGATCGAACGCGGTGAGCCGTGGCCGCCGCCGGAGCAGGCCAAGATCCCGGAGCCGGTCGGTGCCGGCTATCCCGGTGGGCCGCAGGTCCCCGGCCAGGTGCCGAACTACCCGCCGATGTATCCCGAGCCGGGTGGTCCGACACCCCCGACGCAGGGCAATCCGGAACCGCGGTACCCCGACCACGGATATCCGCCGGCCGATCCCGGCCCCCACTATCCGAATCCCCAGTATCCGAACCCCCAGTATCCGAACCCGAACTACCCCAACCCGCAGTACCCGGACCCGGGCAACGGCCGGACGGCACCCGGGTCGGGTGGGCCGTACGGGGGCGGCACGCGTCCGGATTACGGCGCGCCGCGCGATTGGTCCGCACCCGGTTGGCCGCCCGAGCCCGACCCGCGGTCGGGTCGCAACGGCGACACGAACGGCTGGGGCCATCGCGCCGGTGACGACGACTCGCGTCCGAGTTCGTAA
- the hpt gene encoding hypoxanthine phosphoribosyltransferase produces the protein MQFADPYAADIDAVLITEDEIKQRTAELAQSVASRYADIEEDLVLIGVLKGAIMFMTDFARSLPIPSQMEFMAVSSYGSSTSSSGVVRILKDLDRDIEGRDVLIVEDIIDSGLTLSWLMKNLATRSPRSLEVCALLRKPDAVRSTIRVADVGFDIPNEFVVGYGLDYAERYRDLPYIGRLKPSVYTH, from the coding sequence GTGCAGTTTGCCGATCCGTATGCCGCCGACATCGACGCTGTCCTGATCACCGAGGACGAGATCAAGCAGCGCACCGCCGAACTCGCCCAGTCCGTGGCGTCGCGCTATGCCGACATCGAGGAGGATCTGGTCCTCATCGGTGTCCTCAAGGGCGCGATCATGTTCATGACGGACTTCGCCCGGTCGCTGCCGATCCCGTCGCAGATGGAGTTCATGGCGGTCTCCAGTTACGGGTCGTCGACCTCGTCCTCGGGTGTGGTCCGCATCCTCAAGGACCTCGACCGCGACATCGAGGGACGCGACGTCCTGATCGTCGAGGACATCATCGACTCCGGTCTGACGCTGTCCTGGCTCATGAAGAATCTCGCCACACGGTCGCCACGCAGCCTGGAGGTGTGCGCTCTGTTGCGCAAGCCGGACGCCGTGCGTTCCACCATCCGGGTCGCCGACGTCGGGTTCGACATCCCCAACGAGTTCGTCGTCGGATACGGCCTCGACTACGCGGAGCGATACCGCGACCTTCCCTACATCGGACGACTGAAGCCGTCGGTGTACACGCACTGA
- a CDS encoding glycine zipper family protein, whose protein sequence is MFPTSRSPLRKIRFSAILCLVTAVVTVFAATAEAAPQRAAAPTYDASWNASALTLTVHNASVSTENGNLTIRDTAGAELFRMPLMYRSEYRQFPIDTRTTGNKVTLIPSREVARSTALNPTAVDQLRGVARHNVAAPQTRQERDDQALDRFRSQLATGTSIGTLVGTIVGAIVGGALGCLVFMLAAPVVGCLVGVAPAAAIGGLAGLSLVGGGALIGAGIHYFQTINSPFTPPRR, encoded by the coding sequence GTGTTCCCCACTTCGCGTTCTCCCCTGCGCAAAATACGTTTCAGCGCAATTCTCTGCCTGGTCACCGCGGTCGTCACCGTCTTCGCCGCGACCGCCGAAGCTGCACCTCAGCGGGCCGCGGCTCCGACCTACGACGCGTCGTGGAATGCCTCGGCCCTCACTCTCACGGTGCACAACGCATCGGTCAGCACGGAGAACGGAAATCTGACGATCCGGGACACCGCCGGCGCGGAACTCTTTCGCATGCCGCTCATGTATCGCAGCGAGTATCGGCAGTTCCCGATCGACACTCGGACCACGGGAAACAAGGTGACCCTCATTCCTTCCCGTGAGGTCGCGCGTTCGACGGCGCTCAATCCGACCGCGGTCGATCAATTACGCGGGGTGGCCCGACACAATGTCGCGGCGCCGCAAACGCGCCAGGAACGTGACGACCAGGCACTCGACCGATTCCGGTCCCAACTCGCCACCGGAACCTCGATCGGGACATTGGTCGGAACAATCGTCGGTGCCATTGTCGGCGGCGCGCTCGGATGCCTCGTCTTTATGCTCGCCGCGCCAGTCGTGGGTTGTCTCGTCGGAGTCGCTCCGGCGGCGGCCATCGGCGGGCTCGCGGGACTCTCCCTGGTCGGCGGCGGCGCGCTCATCGGTGCCGGCATTCACTACTTCCAGACGATCAACTCGCCGTTCACCCCGCCGCGTCGCTGA
- the tilS gene encoding tRNA lysidine(34) synthetase TilS, translating into MRRAVAEFAAAHLSGPQVCVGLSGGPDSLALTAAAVGAGLDVTALIVDHGLQPDSARVAAAAGEVAGNLGARVRVLPVRVGRRGGLEAGAREARYAALDEARAERPVLLGHTADDQAETVLLGLARGSGSRSIAGMRAWNDPWARPLLGVRRRQTLAACTELGLAPHRDPHNDDPRFTRVRLRTEVLPLLEEVLHGGVIDALGRTAEGLRADNDALDEWAAGVLAEAGRDEGLAIAPLLAVPLAVRTRVLRAWLLGVGATEPTHRVISAVDDLVATTGNARSQVAIGGDPEARRVVVRAGDTLTVRLTAR; encoded by the coding sequence GTGAGACGGGCGGTCGCGGAGTTCGCGGCCGCTCATCTCTCCGGGCCACAGGTCTGTGTGGGCCTCTCCGGCGGACCGGACTCGCTCGCACTGACCGCAGCGGCCGTCGGCGCCGGTCTGGACGTCACCGCGCTGATCGTCGACCACGGACTGCAGCCGGACTCTGCTCGGGTCGCCGCGGCGGCGGGAGAGGTGGCGGGGAATCTGGGCGCCCGCGTCCGGGTGCTACCGGTGCGCGTCGGGCGGCGTGGCGGCCTCGAGGCCGGAGCCCGTGAGGCCAGGTATGCGGCGCTCGACGAGGCTCGCGCCGAGCGGCCCGTCCTGCTCGGCCACACCGCCGACGACCAGGCCGAGACCGTGCTGCTCGGGTTGGCCCGCGGGTCCGGGTCACGCTCGATCGCGGGCATGCGCGCGTGGAACGACCCCTGGGCCCGGCCGTTGCTCGGCGTCCGCCGGCGGCAGACGCTGGCGGCCTGCACCGAACTCGGTCTCGCGCCCCATCGCGATCCGCACAACGACGATCCGCGGTTCACCCGCGTCCGACTGCGAACCGAGGTGCTGCCGCTGCTCGAGGAGGTTCTGCACGGCGGGGTCATCGACGCGCTGGGTCGCACCGCCGAGGGCCTGCGGGCCGACAACGACGCGCTGGACGAGTGGGCGGCCGGTGTCCTCGCCGAGGCCGGGCGCGACGAGGGGCTGGCGATCGCGCCGCTGCTCGCCGTGCCGCTCGCGGTCCGGACGCGTGTCCTGCGTGCCTGGCTGCTCGGCGTCGGCGCCACCGAACCGACACACCGCGTCATCTCGGCCGTCGACGATCTGGTGGCCACCACCGGGAACGCGCGGTCGCAGGTGGCCATCGGCGGCGACCCCGAAGCACGACGCGTCGTCGTACGTGCCGGGGACACACTGACGGTCCGCCTCACCGCAAGGTGA
- a CDS encoding zinc-dependent metalloprotease, with protein MTTSGIAGSDVADAGITGTGTTEVAETADRQPGIGSQIDWSLAASTAKRLARPGPKTTAYTYEAARTELADAATRAEAPVREVTGLADGLRVPTTRVLDRAGWIDAASRSMRSMLGSDESIDAGSPGLGARFGGLQAGGLLAFLSTAILGQYDPFTPDPETGEPGVLMVVTPNIINVERQLKVIPSDFRLWVCLHEVTHRVQFSANPWLRDYMQDNVAVLTSDAGESTTEIVTRMTKALKGSDGPREKGVIGAMQLLQSPEQHAAFQRMMVLGTLLEGHADHVMDAVGPAHVPSVASIRAAFDKRRTAPHNPVQRLIRALIGMDAKLAQYIRGKAFVDAVVEAVGMERFNVVWSSPDTMPLPSEIDDPQAWIQRVL; from the coding sequence ATGACCACGTCAGGAATCGCCGGATCGGACGTCGCCGACGCCGGGATCACCGGAACCGGGACCACCGAGGTCGCCGAGACCGCCGACCGTCAACCGGGCATCGGGTCGCAGATCGACTGGTCGCTCGCGGCGTCGACCGCGAAACGTCTCGCCCGTCCCGGTCCCAAGACCACGGCCTACACCTACGAGGCGGCCCGTACGGAACTGGCCGACGCCGCGACCCGGGCCGAAGCCCCGGTCCGTGAGGTCACCGGGCTCGCCGACGGCCTGCGCGTACCGACCACCCGGGTCCTCGACCGGGCCGGGTGGATCGACGCCGCGTCCCGGTCGATGCGCTCGATGCTCGGCTCCGACGAGTCGATCGATGCGGGATCGCCCGGACTCGGGGCCCGATTCGGCGGCCTCCAGGCCGGCGGATTGCTCGCCTTCCTCTCCACCGCGATCCTCGGCCAGTACGACCCGTTCACCCCCGACCCGGAGACCGGCGAACCGGGTGTGCTGATGGTGGTGACGCCGAACATCATCAACGTCGAACGTCAGCTCAAGGTGATCCCGTCGGACTTCCGCCTGTGGGTGTGCCTACACGAGGTCACCCACCGGGTGCAGTTCTCGGCCAACCCGTGGCTGCGCGACTACATGCAGGACAACGTGGCCGTGCTGACCTCCGACGCCGGCGAGTCCACCACCGAGATCGTCACGCGAATGACAAAGGCGCTCAAGGGTTCCGACGGTCCGCGCGAAAAGGGTGTGATCGGGGCGATGCAACTGCTGCAGAGCCCGGAGCAGCACGCCGCCTTCCAACGCATGATGGTCCTGGGCACGCTGCTCGAGGGTCACGCCGACCATGTCATGGACGCCGTGGGACCGGCGCATGTGCCGTCGGTCGCGAGTATCCGCGCCGCCTTCGACAAACGACGCACCGCACCCCATAACCCGGTCCAGCGGCTCATCCGGGCGCTCATCGGGATGGACGCCAAGCTCGCGCAGTACATCCGCGGCAAGGCCTTCGTCGACGCGGTGGTCGAGGCCGTCGGGATGGAGCGGTTCAACGTCGTGTGGAGCTCGCCGGACACGATGCCGCTGCCGAGCGAGATCGACGACCCGCAGGCATGGATTCAGCGGGTCTTGTGA
- the dacB gene encoding D-alanyl-D-alanine carboxypeptidase/D-alanyl-D-alanine-endopeptidase, which yields MGASTRNGGRSGRRLLWWTITAVVILALVATASVVIALRLDREPELPPGVPPQPAAIAVDPRIDPVVASAPEPTPSGVSRAIAPALRNPALGELTGMISDSLTGAVLWTSNPERPRIPASNAKVLSAAAVLEAVPHDQRLTTTVVAGSNGQIILRGAGDPTLSAQPAGTDTFYTDPGRIADLARQIEDTEIPVTSVAVDLSAFSGPTMDTTWDRRDIQGGDIAPIESLMVDGARLEPLDEYSPRTAEPGIMAGEALAAALGVEGPVTEVTGSGAAASGNDRVIAKVQSAPLVTRVNDMLRYSDNVLAETLAIELSVHRGGPPTHAGGVEAIEQVLSSMFPDQWAGTTLHDASGISYANRTTPELLDAVMTAASGPSRPALRPMLDGLPIAGGTGTLADRFDAPGNPGAGWARAKTGTLTGVSSLTGIVQTVDGRVLSFALMSGGTSPADARPALDAVVGQLRECGCR from the coding sequence GTGGGCGCATCCACCCGAAACGGCGGTCGTTCCGGTCGGAGACTTCTGTGGTGGACGATCACCGCGGTGGTGATCCTGGCCCTCGTCGCGACGGCCTCGGTGGTCATCGCGCTCCGGCTCGACCGGGAACCCGAACTGCCGCCGGGGGTTCCCCCGCAGCCCGCCGCGATCGCCGTCGACCCCCGGATCGACCCGGTGGTCGCCTCCGCGCCGGAGCCCACGCCGAGCGGTGTGTCGCGGGCCATCGCGCCGGCACTGCGGAATCCGGCGCTCGGCGAACTCACCGGCATGATCAGCGACTCGCTGACCGGCGCGGTCCTGTGGACCAGCAACCCCGAGCGTCCGCGGATCCCCGCGTCGAACGCCAAGGTCCTCTCGGCCGCGGCCGTCCTCGAAGCCGTGCCGCACGATCAGCGACTGACCACGACGGTGGTGGCCGGCAGCAACGGGCAGATCATCCTCCGAGGGGCGGGTGACCCGACCCTGTCCGCACAGCCCGCCGGCACCGACACCTTCTACACCGACCCCGGTCGCATCGCCGACCTCGCGCGGCAGATCGAGGACACCGAGATCCCGGTGACGTCGGTGGCCGTCGACCTGAGCGCGTTCTCGGGTCCGACGATGGACACCACCTGGGACCGCCGGGACATCCAGGGTGGCGACATCGCGCCGATCGAATCGCTGATGGTCGACGGCGCCCGGCTCGAACCGCTCGACGAGTACTCGCCGCGCACCGCGGAACCGGGCATCATGGCCGGCGAGGCGCTGGCCGCGGCTCTCGGCGTGGAGGGTCCCGTCACGGAGGTGACCGGTTCCGGCGCAGCCGCATCGGGGAACGACCGCGTCATCGCGAAGGTCCAGTCGGCGCCGCTGGTCACCCGGGTCAACGACATGCTGCGCTACAGCGACAACGTGCTCGCCGAGACCCTGGCCATCGAACTGTCGGTGCACCGGGGCGGGCCGCCCACGCACGCCGGCGGCGTGGAGGCGATCGAACAAGTCCTGTCGTCGATGTTCCCGGACCAGTGGGCGGGCACCACCCTGCACGATGCGTCGGGGATCTCCTACGCCAACCGCACCACGCCGGAACTGCTCGACGCCGTGATGACGGCCGCCAGCGGGCCCAGCCGGCCGGCGCTGCGCCCGATGCTCGACGGGCTGCCGATCGCCGGTGGCACCGGTACGCTCGCGGACCGGTTCGACGCCCCGGGCAACCCGGGCGCGGGCTGGGCACGCGCCAAGACCGGAACACTCACCGGGGTCAGTTCGTTGACCGGCATAGTGCAGACAGTCGACGGCCGTGTGCTGTCGTTCGCCCTGATGTCCGGCGGCACCTCGCCGGCGGACGCGCGACCCGCCCTCGACGCCGTGGTGGGCCAACTGAGAGAGTGCGGGTGCCGATGA
- a CDS encoding inorganic diphosphatase encodes MEFDVTIEIPKGGRNKYEVDHETGKVYLDRYLYTSMGYPADYGYIDGTLGEDGDPLDAMVLLPESVFPGIIVRARVVGMYTMTDEAGGDDKLLCVPAKDVRWDHIKDISDVSEYELGPIAHFFEHYKDLEPGKEVDPGGWVGRDQAEKIAQEAIDRLAAHPDAANEPSRG; translated from the coding sequence GTGGAATTCGATGTGACCATCGAGATCCCCAAAGGTGGCCGCAACAAGTACGAGGTCGACCACGAGACGGGCAAGGTCTACCTCGACCGCTACCTGTACACCTCGATGGGCTACCCGGCCGACTACGGCTACATCGACGGCACCCTCGGTGAGGACGGCGACCCGCTCGACGCGATGGTCCTGCTCCCCGAGTCGGTGTTCCCGGGCATCATCGTGCGGGCACGGGTCGTCGGCATGTACACCATGACCGACGAGGCCGGTGGCGACGACAAGCTCCTCTGCGTCCCCGCCAAGGACGTGCGCTGGGACCACATCAAGGACATCTCCGACGTGTCCGAATACGAGCTGGGACCCATCGCCCACTTCTTCGAGCACTACAAGGACCTCGAGCCGGGCAAGGAGGTCGACCCGGGCGGATGGGTCGGCCGCGACCAGGCCGAGAAGATCGCACAGGAGGCCATCGATCGCCTCGCCGCGCACCCCGACGCGGCCAACGAGCCCTCGCGCGGCTGA
- a CDS encoding aminotransferase class V-fold PLP-dependent enzyme, which produces MTAVLSAPAGRLSPAVDVRFDAARESVRQFVRARVDDTVVFTRDAAVALDLAARITPGDVVVLDIGQGADLLRWCAPRQGRDRARFVPACETIEDTLVALETELASAPASLLLVTAVSDITGEVLPIGRLASLAHRSGARILVDAAQLVGHRPVSVVSHGIDYVAFGEPGRRTDGPGVLIGRRDWFDAADVDASPDADGVPGAIAVAEACRVLADLGPETIGLHERRLAERLDAGLAAIGGFTPLRIFTDSTDRAGVAGYTVDGLAPPADTVRASFGAGTTVDDIDRILDAFRARTDQTDRTRPGVNR; this is translated from the coding sequence GTGACCGCTGTCCTGTCCGCACCCGCCGGTCGCCTGTCGCCCGCAGTCGACGTCCGCTTCGACGCCGCCCGGGAATCGGTGCGGCAGTTCGTCCGTGCGCGGGTCGACGACACCGTCGTCTTCACCCGCGATGCCGCCGTTGCCCTCGACCTCGCGGCGCGCATCACTCCCGGCGACGTCGTCGTCCTCGACATCGGGCAGGGCGCCGACCTGCTGCGGTGGTGCGCACCACGGCAGGGGCGCGACCGGGCGCGCTTCGTCCCGGCCTGCGAGACCATCGAGGACACCTTGGTCGCGCTGGAGACCGAGCTCGCCTCGGCGCCGGCATCGCTCTTGCTCGTGACCGCGGTATCGGACATCACCGGCGAGGTGCTGCCGATCGGCCGGCTCGCCTCGCTCGCGCACCGGTCCGGGGCCCGCATCCTGGTCGACGCCGCGCAACTCGTCGGGCACCGGCCCGTCTCCGTCGTCAGCCACGGCATCGACTACGTCGCGTTCGGTGAACCAGGTCGTAGGACGGATGGCCCCGGCGTCCTGATCGGTCGTCGTGACTGGTTCGACGCCGCCGATGTCGACGCCTCGCCGGACGCCGACGGCGTTCCCGGGGCGATCGCGGTCGCCGAGGCGTGTCGGGTGCTCGCCGATCTCGGACCCGAGACGATCGGGCTGCACGAACGCCGCCTCGCCGAACGTCTCGACGCCGGCCTGGCCGCGATCGGCGGCTTCACGCCGCTGCGGATCTTCACCGATTCCACCGACCGCGCGGGAGTCGCGGGCTACACCGTCGACGGCCTCGCACCGCCGGCCGACACGGTGCGCGCGAGTTTCGGAGCGGGCACCACCGTCGACGACATCGACCGGATTCTCGATGCATTCCGGGCGCGAACCGACCAGACCGACCGAACTCGACCAGGGGTGAATAGATGA
- a CDS encoding isochorismate synthase, giving the protein MFVLSRPHGTVRGTGAVRAFTDVDAASAALRAGTVDGLTGAIPFDLADPAALVVPEVLHVDAAPLAGTPPLTRTPVSTTLHPTADEHRERVAHAVKRIVAGDVGKVVLARSVDIVLDAEVEPRQLLDALAGGNAGHNAFGVDLGAATGSGSWLLGASPEVLLRKSGSVVTCHPYAGSAPRSPDPVVDRAAADGLFSSAKDLAEHAFVVDHLRDRLGHLCDDVDAPSTPQLQSTGEVWHLATPIRARLRDPATTALDLALLLGPTPAVCGTPSDVAAQIIREVEGERGFYAGAVGWCDAAGDGEWMVTIRCLELEADRRSLRTWAGGGIVEHSDPQGELEETAFKLRTVLNALGIAALD; this is encoded by the coding sequence GTGTTCGTGTTGTCCCGCCCGCACGGCACCGTGCGGGGCACGGGCGCGGTCCGTGCGTTCACCGACGTCGACGCCGCCTCGGCCGCCCTGCGCGCCGGGACCGTCGACGGTCTGACCGGCGCGATCCCCTTCGACCTCGCCGACCCCGCCGCGCTGGTGGTGCCCGAAGTCCTGCACGTCGACGCGGCGCCGCTGGCAGGCACACCACCGCTGACGCGCACCCCGGTGTCGACGACCCTGCACCCCACGGCCGACGAGCACCGCGAACGTGTCGCACACGCGGTGAAGCGGATCGTCGCCGGCGACGTCGGCAAGGTCGTACTCGCCCGCAGCGTCGACATCGTGCTCGACGCCGAGGTCGAGCCTCGGCAACTCCTCGACGCATTGGCGGGCGGCAATGCCGGACACAACGCATTCGGTGTCGATCTCGGCGCGGCCACCGGCTCGGGTTCGTGGCTGTTGGGCGCGAGTCCCGAAGTGCTGCTGCGCAAGTCGGGCTCCGTCGTCACCTGCCACCCGTACGCGGGATCGGCGCCGCGGTCACCCGACCCGGTCGTCGACCGCGCCGCTGCCGACGGATTGTTCTCCTCGGCGAAGGATCTCGCCGAGCACGCCTTCGTCGTCGACCACCTGCGAGACCGGCTGGGACACCTCTGCGACGACGTCGACGCGCCGTCGACCCCGCAATTGCAGTCGACCGGGGAGGTCTGGCATCTGGCCACCCCGATCCGCGCGCGGCTTCGGGACCCGGCGACCACTGCGCTCGATCTCGCACTCCTGCTCGGCCCCACCCCGGCGGTCTGCGGCACGCCGAGTGATGTTGCTGCGCAGATCATCCGCGAGGTCGAGGGTGAGCGCGGCTTCTATGCGGGGGCGGTCGGCTGGTGCGACGCCGCCGGCGACGGGGAGTGGATGGTCACCATCCGGTGCCTCGAACTCGAGGCCGATCGTCGCAGCCTCCGGACGTGGGCCGGCGGCGGTATCGTCGAACACTCCGACCCGCAGGGCGAACTCGAGGAGACGGCGTTCAAGCTGCGGACGGTCCTGAACGCGTTGGGCATCGCCGCACTCGACTGA